The following proteins are co-located in the Patescibacteria group bacterium genome:
- a CDS encoding type II secretion system F family protein, with protein MRFTYKAIGPGGEKISNSAEAKDKFDLARELKVSGKLLIFAEEDGRNTAINLASINALLSRVTMQDKIIFARNLSAMVHAGLSLSRGMNILERQTKNEKFKKILRTVGDDIKKGSSLGDSMKKHPSAFSSLFVAMVRAGEESGSLATSLKLVGSQMEKSYNLQKKIKGALVYPAIIMIAMVIVGALMMIFVVPTLTSAFKELSAELPLSTRSIIFVSDVLIAHTALIFFGLTALVLLLVAFFRTQKGKRGLDFTFLRIPIIGTLVKKTNSARTTRTLSSLLSSGVDIVEALGITRDVLQNSYYKEVVAEAQEGIQKGRPLSSSFIKVEGLYPIMVGEMMEVGEETGQLSAMLLEIADFYEGEVEEATKNMATIIEPFLMIVVGAVVGFFAIAMISPTYSLLNNI; from the coding sequence ATGCGTTTTACATACAAAGCCATAGGCCCAGGCGGTGAGAAGATATCAAACAGCGCTGAAGCGAAAGATAAATTTGATCTTGCCAGAGAGCTGAAGGTCAGCGGGAAGCTCTTAATATTTGCCGAGGAGGATGGTCGCAATACTGCCATAAACCTGGCTTCCATCAACGCGCTTTTAAGCCGTGTCACTATGCAGGATAAAATTATCTTTGCGCGCAATTTAAGCGCCATGGTTCATGCGGGTCTCTCCCTCTCTCGCGGCATGAATATTCTGGAGCGGCAAACCAAAAATGAAAAATTTAAAAAAATATTGCGTACCGTCGGAGACGATATAAAAAAAGGAAGCAGTTTGGGCGACAGCATGAAAAAACACCCCAGCGCGTTTTCATCGCTCTTTGTCGCCATGGTGCGCGCCGGAGAAGAGTCCGGCTCTTTGGCGACTTCGCTGAAACTTGTCGGCAGTCAAATGGAGAAGAGTTATAACTTGCAGAAAAAGATCAAAGGAGCGCTCGTCTATCCCGCCATCATTATGATCGCGATGGTAATTGTGGGAGCGCTCATGATGATATTCGTGGTTCCCACGCTCACCTCCGCCTTTAAGGAACTCTCCGCGGAGTTACCGCTCTCTACCCGATCCATTATTTTTGTAAGCGACGTGCTCATCGCCCACACCGCTCTGATCTTTTTCGGACTGACGGCTCTCGTTCTCCTACTCGTCGCGTTCTTTAGGACGCAAAAAGGGAAACGCGGACTTGACTTTACGTTTCTCCGTATTCCAATAATCGGAACGCTTGTAAAAAAAACGAATTCCGCACGCACGACGCGCACGCTCTCCTCGCTCCTCTCTTCGGGAGTAGACATTGTTGAGGCGCTCGGCATCACTCGAGACGTTCTGCAAAACTCGTACTACAAAGAAGTCGTGGCAGAGGCGCAGGAAGGAATCCAGAAAGGGCGCCCACTCTCCAGTAGCTTCATAAAAGTGGAAGGTTTGTACCCGATCATGGTCGGTGAGATGATGGAAGTCGGGGAGGAGACGGGGCAACTCTCCGCGATGCTCTTGGAAATTGCCGATTTTTATGAAGGAGAAGTGGAAGAGGCGACAAAAAACATGGCCACGATCATTGAGCCGTTCCTCATGATCGTGGTGGGCGCGGTCGTCGGTTTCTTTGCCATTGCCATGATCTCGCCCACATACTCACTTCTCAACAATATCTAA
- a CDS encoding GspH/FimT family pseudopilin translates to MRHAQSRKGITVVELVIVIAVIGVLSLVVFSPLARFRDSQVLVSTAEQVISLLYKARTDTIASKDAAQYGVHFEVGRAVLFKGATFTEPNSNNKELALPLLVRASTISLSGGGTDIVFDRLVGTTAQSGTIVLTLRNNASSTRTIAIGQTGTVELLK, encoded by the coding sequence ATGAGGCACGCTCAAAGCCGGAAAGGAATAACCGTCGTGGAACTGGTCATCGTGATTGCCGTTATCGGGGTTCTTTCTCTTGTGGTGTTCTCTCCTTTGGCGCGGTTTCGGGACAGTCAGGTGTTGGTCTCCACGGCAGAGCAAGTAATCTCGCTTCTCTATAAAGCGCGCACGGATACTATTGCTTCCAAAGACGCGGCGCAATACGGAGTGCATTTTGAAGTGGGCAGAGCCGTGTTGTTTAAAGGAGCAACTTTTACCGAACCAAACAGCAACAACAAAGAACTCGCTCTGCCTCTCCTTGTGCGGGCCTCCACAATCTCTTTAAGTGGTGGCGGGACAGATATTGTGTTTGATCGGTTGGTCGGCACCACAGCGCAGTCTGGCACAATTGTGCTAACATTAAGGAATAATGCTTCAAGCACGCGCACCATCGCGATCGGGCAAACCGGTACGGTAGAGCTTCTTAAATAA
- a CDS encoding type II secretion system protein encodes MHRERQQKGFGVVEIIVGASVISIALFGLVSTFQNSLRISRETGRIIEARFLMEEGLEAARIMRDAGWSNVGSLATSSPIYLVFSGGTWATTSTQTFIGGTFLRSVVVEDVRRDGNDDIASAGSLDPNVKKVTVSVSWFGRSATTTESAATYLVNIF; translated from the coding sequence ATGCACAGAGAGAGACAACAAAAAGGATTCGGAGTCGTTGAAATCATCGTGGGGGCATCCGTCATCTCCATTGCGTTATTTGGGTTGGTCTCAACGTTTCAGAATTCTCTTCGCATAAGCAGAGAAACCGGTCGTATCATTGAAGCGCGGTTTTTGATGGAAGAAGGTCTTGAGGCAGCGCGCATCATGCGCGATGCGGGATGGAGTAACGTGGGAAGTCTCGCAACAAGTTCTCCTATTTATTTGGTATTTTCAGGCGGCACGTGGGCGACCACAAGCACACAAACATTCATTGGAGGGACATTCTTGCGGAGCGTGGTGGTGGAAGACGTGCGCCGAGATGGCAATGACGATATCGCAAGCGCGGGCTCCCTTGACCCGAACGTGAAGAAGGTGACCGTTTCGGTATCGTGGTTCGGAAGGTCGGCTACTACCACCGAGTCGGCCGCGACATATTTGGTGAACATTTTTTAA